Proteins from a single region of Manis javanica isolate MJ-LG chromosome 5, MJ_LKY, whole genome shotgun sequence:
- the PIGG gene encoding GPI ethanolamine phosphate transferase 2 isoform X6 — MRLGSGTFAACCIVIEVLGVALFLRGFFPTPVRSSSRTEHQAEPPAEPSAGASSNWTKLPPPLFRKVVIMLIDALRDDFVFGSKGVKFMPYTTYLVEKGSSHSFVAEAKPPTVTMPRIKALVTGSLPGFIDVIRNLNSPALLEDNVVTQAKASGKRIIFYGDETWIKLFPNHFVEYDGTTSFFVSDYTEVDDNVTRHLDKVLRRGDWEVLVLHYLGLDHIGHISGPSSPLIGRKLSEMDSVLRKIHTSLLSEEREALLPSLLVLCSDHGMSETGSHGASSMEEVNTPLILISSAFERKPGDTRRPQRVQQTDLAATLAIGLGLPIPKTSVGSLLLPVVERKPMREQLRFLHLNTVQLSKLLKENVPSYQKEPGFQQFKMSEKLHGNWIRLYLEENNSEVLSNLGIKVRRQYLDALRTLGLSLSRQAAQYDIYSMVVGAVVVLEVLALLLLSVPQALGHKAELEVTLSPPVFSLLFYLVSLILWALHVTVCTSAEGSCYLCSLSWPAAGAVLMLISALLCAVLSALTEAVASGQLLSKNPAHSNSRWSELDLLILLGTAGHVLSLGASSFIEEEHQTWYFLVNTLCLALCHEICRNCFLGDDCEPQHCLHVEEGFDGAAPTLQDKNASCDVPELGRVTKRPSSLGTLQGGEKWMVIASPWLVLACCRLLRSLNQTGVQWAHRPDLGHWLTSSDHKTELSVLAALSLATTFALVQRRCSLTSKLALALGLLGVYCYRAAIGNVLFPWQQDNKDVSKPMNLISPSPSSGLGPCTSFPWIQQHEPSIHKSKFHLLRNLHRLVHIIPVKCFRFLLPSVLFPDPSWF; from the exons GAGCCAGTTCCAACTGGACCAAGCTCCCACCACCTCTCTTCAGGAAAGTTGTTATTATGCTAATCGATGCCTTAAGAGACGATTTTGTGTTTGGCTCAAAGGGTGTGAAATTTATGCCCTACACAACTTACCTCGTGGAAAAAGGATCATCTCACAGTTTTGTGGCCGAAGCAAAGCCACCTACAGTTACTATGCCTCGAATCAAG GCATTGGTGACAGGGAGCCTTCCCGGCTTCATCGATGTCATCAGGAACCTCAATTCTCCCGCACTGCTGGAAGACAATGTGGTCACACAGGCAAAAGCCTCTGGAAAGAGAATCATCTTTTATGGAGATGAAACATGGATAAAATTATTCCCCAACCATTTTGTGGAGTATGATGGAACAACTTCCTTTTTTGTGTCAGATTATACAGAG GTGGATGATAACGTGACACGGCATTTGGACAAAGTGTTAAGAAGAGGGGATTGGGAAGTGCTGGTCCTCCATTACCTCGGGCTGGACCACATAGGCCATATTTCAGGGCCCAGCAGCCCCCTGATTGGGCGCAAGCTTAGCGAGATGGACAGCGTTCTAAGGAAGATCCACACCTCGCTGCTGTCGGAG GAGAGAGAGGCTCTTTTACCCAGTTTGCTGGTTCTTTGTAGTGATCATGGCATGTCTGAAACAGGAAGTCACGGGGCCTCATCCATGGAGGAGGTTAACACCCCTCTGATCTTAATCAGTTCTGCATTTGAAAGGAAACCAG GTGATACCAGACGCCCACAGCGTGTTCAGCAGACCGACTTGGCTGCGACTCTGGCGATAGGGCTTGGCCTGCCAATCCCAAAAACCAGTGTGGGCAGTCTGTTACTCCCAGTTGTGGAAAGAAAACCGATGAGAGAACAACtgagatttttacatttaaatacagTACAGCTTAGCaaactattaaaagaaaatgtgccCTCATATCAAAAAG AGCCTGGATTTCAGCAGTTTAAAATGTCAGAAAAGTTGCATGGGAACTGGATCAGACTATACTTGGAGGAAAATAACTCAGAAGTCCTTTCTAACCTGGGAATCAAGGTTCGCAGGCAGTATTTGGATGCCTTGAGGACCCTGGGGCTGTCCCTGAGCAGACAGGCAGCCCAGTATGACATCTACTCCATGGTGGTAGGGGCCGTCGTGGTTTTGGAG GTTCTCGCCCTACTCCTGCTCAGTGTCCCGCAGGCGCTGGGCCACAAGGCCGAGCTGGAAGTCACTCTGTCGCCGCCTGTGTTCTCTCTGCTCTTTTATTTGGTGTCCCTGATTCTCTGGGCCCTTCACGTCACCGTGTGCACCTCGGCTGAGGGCTCCTGCTACCTATGCAGCCTCTCCTGGCCGGCAGCAGGCGCTGTGCTGATGCTCATCTCCGCGCTGCTGTGTGCCGTTCTGTCTGCTCTTACCGAGGCGGTGGCCAGCGGGCAGCTTCTGAGTAAG aatCCAGCTCATTCCAACTCACGGTGGTCGGAGTTAGATCTTCTTATCCTTTTGGGGACTGCGGGCCACGTGTTAAGTCTGGGTGCCAGCAGCTTCATTGAGGAGGAGCACCAGACCTGGTACTTCCTTGTTAACACCCTGTGTCTAGCTCTGTGTCATGAAATCTGCAGAAACTGCTTTCTGGGAGACGACTGTGAGCCTCAGCATTGCTTACACGTGGAAGAAGGATTTGACGGCGCCGCCCCCACCTTGCAGGACAAGAACGCCAGCTGTGACGTGCCAGAGCTGGGCAGGGTGACTAAGCGCCCCTCCTCCCTTGGCACGCTCCAAGGCGGTGAAAAGTGGATGGTGATAGCGAGCCCGTGGTTGGTACTCGCCTGCTGCCGGCTGCTGCGGTCACTGAATCAGACGGGTGTACAGTGGGCCCACCGGCCGGACCTGGGGCACTGGCTCACCAG CTCCGATCATAAAACCGAGCTCTCTGTCCTGGCCGCCCTGTCCCTCGCCACGACCTTCGCATTGGTTCAGAGGAGGTGCTCCCTGACTTCGAAATTAGCCTTGGCACTTGGCCTGCTGGGCGTCTATTGCTACAGGGCGGCCATTGGAAATGTGCTGTTCCCATGGCAACAAGACAACAAAGACGTTTCAAA GCCAATGAACCTAATATCACCATCGCCCAGTTCAGGGCTTGGACCTTGTACTTCATTTCCATGGATACAACAGCATGAACCTTCTATTCATAAATCAAAGTTTCATCTGTTAAGGAACCTGCACCGCTTGGTCCACATTATTCCTGTGAAGTGCTTCCGTTTCTTGCTCCCATCTGTCCTGTTTCCAGATCCATCCTGGTTCTAG
- the PIGG gene encoding GPI ethanolamine phosphate transferase 2 isoform X7, whose amino-acid sequence MRLGSGTFAACCIVIEVLGVALFLRGFFPTPVRSSSRTEHQAEPPAEPSAGASSNWTKLPPPLFRKVVIMLIDALRDDFVFGSKGVKFMPYTTYLVEKGSSHSFVAEAKPPTVTMPRIKALVTGSLPGFIDVIRNLNSPALLEDNVVTQAKASGKRIIFYGDETWIKLFPNHFVEYDGTTSFFVSDYTEVDDNVTRHLDKVLRRGDWEVLVLHYLGLDHIGHISGPSSPLIGRKLSEMDSVLRKIHTSLLSEEREALLPSLLVLCSDHGMSETGSHGASSMEEVNTPLILISSAFERKPGDTRRPQRVQQTDLAATLAIGLGLPIPKTSVGSLLLPVVERKPMREQLRFLHLNTVQLSKLLKENVPSYQKEPGFQQFKMSEKLHGNWIRLYLEENNSEVLSNLGIKVRRQYLDALRTLGLSLSRQAAQYDIYSMVVGAVVVLEVLALLLLSVPQALGHKAELEVTLSPPVFSLLFYLVSLILWALHVTVCTSAEGSCYLCSLSWPAAGAVLMLISALLCAVLSALTEAVASGQLLSKNPAHSNSRWSELDLLILLGTAGHVLSLGASSFIEEEHQTWYFLVNTLCLALCHEICRNCFLGDDCEPQHCLHVEEGFDGAAPTLQDKNASCDVPELGRVTKRPSSLGTLQGGEKWMVIASPWLVLACCRLLRSLNQTGVQWAHRPDLGHWLTRKTSYFL is encoded by the exons GAGCCAGTTCCAACTGGACCAAGCTCCCACCACCTCTCTTCAGGAAAGTTGTTATTATGCTAATCGATGCCTTAAGAGACGATTTTGTGTTTGGCTCAAAGGGTGTGAAATTTATGCCCTACACAACTTACCTCGTGGAAAAAGGATCATCTCACAGTTTTGTGGCCGAAGCAAAGCCACCTACAGTTACTATGCCTCGAATCAAG GCATTGGTGACAGGGAGCCTTCCCGGCTTCATCGATGTCATCAGGAACCTCAATTCTCCCGCACTGCTGGAAGACAATGTGGTCACACAGGCAAAAGCCTCTGGAAAGAGAATCATCTTTTATGGAGATGAAACATGGATAAAATTATTCCCCAACCATTTTGTGGAGTATGATGGAACAACTTCCTTTTTTGTGTCAGATTATACAGAG GTGGATGATAACGTGACACGGCATTTGGACAAAGTGTTAAGAAGAGGGGATTGGGAAGTGCTGGTCCTCCATTACCTCGGGCTGGACCACATAGGCCATATTTCAGGGCCCAGCAGCCCCCTGATTGGGCGCAAGCTTAGCGAGATGGACAGCGTTCTAAGGAAGATCCACACCTCGCTGCTGTCGGAG GAGAGAGAGGCTCTTTTACCCAGTTTGCTGGTTCTTTGTAGTGATCATGGCATGTCTGAAACAGGAAGTCACGGGGCCTCATCCATGGAGGAGGTTAACACCCCTCTGATCTTAATCAGTTCTGCATTTGAAAGGAAACCAG GTGATACCAGACGCCCACAGCGTGTTCAGCAGACCGACTTGGCTGCGACTCTGGCGATAGGGCTTGGCCTGCCAATCCCAAAAACCAGTGTGGGCAGTCTGTTACTCCCAGTTGTGGAAAGAAAACCGATGAGAGAACAACtgagatttttacatttaaatacagTACAGCTTAGCaaactattaaaagaaaatgtgccCTCATATCAAAAAG AGCCTGGATTTCAGCAGTTTAAAATGTCAGAAAAGTTGCATGGGAACTGGATCAGACTATACTTGGAGGAAAATAACTCAGAAGTCCTTTCTAACCTGGGAATCAAGGTTCGCAGGCAGTATTTGGATGCCTTGAGGACCCTGGGGCTGTCCCTGAGCAGACAGGCAGCCCAGTATGACATCTACTCCATGGTGGTAGGGGCCGTCGTGGTTTTGGAG GTTCTCGCCCTACTCCTGCTCAGTGTCCCGCAGGCGCTGGGCCACAAGGCCGAGCTGGAAGTCACTCTGTCGCCGCCTGTGTTCTCTCTGCTCTTTTATTTGGTGTCCCTGATTCTCTGGGCCCTTCACGTCACCGTGTGCACCTCGGCTGAGGGCTCCTGCTACCTATGCAGCCTCTCCTGGCCGGCAGCAGGCGCTGTGCTGATGCTCATCTCCGCGCTGCTGTGTGCCGTTCTGTCTGCTCTTACCGAGGCGGTGGCCAGCGGGCAGCTTCTGAGTAAG aatCCAGCTCATTCCAACTCACGGTGGTCGGAGTTAGATCTTCTTATCCTTTTGGGGACTGCGGGCCACGTGTTAAGTCTGGGTGCCAGCAGCTTCATTGAGGAGGAGCACCAGACCTGGTACTTCCTTGTTAACACCCTGTGTCTAGCTCTGTGTCATGAAATCTGCAGAAACTGCTTTCTGGGAGACGACTGTGAGCCTCAGCATTGCTTACACGTGGAAGAAGGATTTGACGGCGCCGCCCCCACCTTGCAGGACAAGAACGCCAGCTGTGACGTGCCAGAGCTGGGCAGGGTGACTAAGCGCCCCTCCTCCCTTGGCACGCTCCAAGGCGGTGAAAAGTGGATGGTGATAGCGAGCCCGTGGTTGGTACTCGCCTGCTGCCGGCTGCTGCGGTCACTGAATCAGACGGGTGTACAGTGGGCCCACCGGCCGGACCTGGGGCACTGGCTCACCAG aAAAACCAGCTATTTTTTGTAG